Proteins co-encoded in one Flavobacteriaceae bacterium MAR_2009_75 genomic window:
- a CDS encoding RNA polymerase sigma-70 factor (ECF subfamily), translated as MGSYDNNEHLINDLSKGKESAYIYLLEKYHGKLFAYTLTLIDDRSVAQDIVQNTFIKTWRFRKKLKSGYSIQSFLYKMAYHEFVDEYRQGKKLLPLEDKYYKYMFEVIEETNEYKLEKFLNLLSKEVEKLPPKCREIFTLSKQEGLTNKEISEHLSISIRTVEAQIRKAYNKLRDSLGDQYETVFFFLYSKKKCFV; from the coding sequence ATGGGAAGCTACGACAACAATGAGCATTTGATAAATGATCTGAGCAAAGGAAAAGAAAGTGCCTATATCTATTTACTTGAAAAATATCATGGTAAACTTTTCGCTTACACCCTTACTCTAATAGACGACCGTTCAGTTGCCCAAGATATTGTACAAAATACGTTCATTAAAACATGGCGCTTCCGAAAGAAGCTAAAATCGGGCTATTCGATTCAAAGCTTTCTTTATAAAATGGCTTATCATGAGTTTGTTGATGAATACAGACAGGGTAAAAAATTGCTGCCCCTTGAAGATAAATATTACAAATATATGTTCGAGGTTATTGAAGAGACCAATGAATATAAGCTAGAAAAGTTTCTTAATTTACTCTCGAAGGAGGTAGAAAAACTACCTCCCAAATGCCGTGAAATTTTCACCCTTAGCAAACAAGAAGGTCTGACCAATAAGGAAATATCAGAACACCTTTCAATTTCTATACGTACGGTAGAAGCCCAAATAAGAAAGGCATACAATAAGTTACGCGACAGTCTCGGTGATCAGTATGAAACCGTTTTCTTCTTTTTGTATAGTAAAAAAAAGTGTTTTGTTTAG
- a CDS encoding amidohydrolase, whose amino-acid sequence MELENQIKLLAKAHFQQFVEVRRYLHAHPELSFQEHNTSNYIRQQLKKIGINDVKPVAQTGLLASVTGKGEGKAVLLRADIDALPINEKNQVSYSSKNKGVMHACGHDAHVASLLLCVKIIKELEETFVGKIHFLFQPGEELMPGGATLVMKEEAYKNIEGIIHIGQHVRPDMPVGKVGFLPGKFMASMDELFLTVRGKGGHAAMPEKAIDPVLIASHIIVAAQQLVSRMSSPKIPSVLSFGKVIADGAINVLPDEVYIEGTFRTFDESWRKDALQKLKTLVEGMAQAMGGRCEFKINHGYPHLVNDKNLTENLRAAAMVYMGEENMMEIDQWMAAEDFAYYSQNNPACFYMLGVGNEEKGIVSGLHTPTFDLDESAIEVGGGLMASLALSCLSDS is encoded by the coding sequence ATGGAATTGGAGAATCAAATAAAGCTTTTGGCTAAAGCGCATTTTCAGCAATTCGTTGAAGTGCGTAGATATCTTCATGCACATCCTGAACTTTCGTTTCAAGAGCACAATACATCGAATTACATTAGGCAGCAACTAAAAAAAATCGGCATTAACGATGTGAAACCAGTGGCACAAACGGGGCTTTTAGCTAGTGTTACGGGTAAGGGTGAAGGTAAGGCAGTTCTTCTTAGGGCCGATATAGATGCCTTGCCCATAAATGAAAAGAACCAAGTCTCCTATTCTTCAAAAAATAAAGGAGTTATGCATGCTTGTGGGCATGATGCGCATGTCGCTTCATTGCTTTTGTGTGTAAAAATCATAAAAGAGCTTGAAGAAACGTTTGTTGGTAAGATTCACTTTTTATTTCAGCCCGGTGAAGAGTTGATGCCCGGTGGGGCTACCCTTGTTATGAAAGAGGAAGCCTATAAAAATATAGAGGGTATTATTCATATCGGTCAACACGTTAGGCCAGATATGCCGGTAGGAAAAGTTGGTTTTCTACCTGGCAAATTCATGGCCAGTATGGATGAACTTTTTCTGACCGTAAGGGGGAAAGGAGGTCATGCGGCCATGCCCGAAAAAGCAATTGATCCGGTCTTAATAGCCTCACATATCATTGTGGCGGCACAACAGCTGGTCAGTCGTATGTCTTCTCCCAAAATACCGTCGGTTTTATCTTTCGGTAAAGTAATTGCAGATGGGGCGATAAATGTTTTGCCCGACGAGGTTTATATTGAAGGCACATTTAGAACTTTTGATGAGTCATGGAGAAAAGATGCACTGCAAAAACTAAAAACCTTAGTAGAAGGTATGGCGCAGGCGATGGGGGGTAGGTGCGAGTTCAAGATTAATCACGGATACCCGCATTTGGTAAACGATAAGAACCTGACAGAAAATCTTAGAGCTGCGGCAATGGTTTATATGGGTGAAGAAAATATGATGGAAATTGACCAATGGATGGCAGCTGAAGATTTTGCATATTATTCTCAAAATAATCCGGCATGTTTTTACATGCTAGGTGTAGGAAACGAAGAAAAAGGAATAGTTTCAGGTCTTCACACACCGACATTTGATTTAGACGAATCGGCTATTGAAGTTGGTGGCGGACTCATGGCTTCGTTGGCGCTGAGCTGCCTTAGCGATTCCTAG
- a CDS encoding putative membrane protein, with translation MTHFLKSRWVDYIILGLSVFLIFCLVFESYIELPRFVSWLGRWHPLVLHFPIVLLLLAIFLGLTGREVPRLLLFTAVLSALITAISGFFLGKESLVKGDLLLWHQWLGAGVALVAAVWYALSKIREEKMVLAKTLQGVLLVLIGFTGHYGGMVTHGEDFLALPIEKKQKELPENPLIYGDVVTRILDEKCVSCHNPNKQKGELLLTDLANILKGGENGNTVIPENSEESELIKRLHLPIEDEEHMPPEGKTPLTDVEIEILERWIALGASDTVRLSGLKEPEPLIGLIRSLREPDPSGKWADFPKIADSTLQNLSSDYLSINRVASNTDALSVDVYLAPEYDSKPITDLKRVAKNIVELDLSGLPIASAEIDMVSLCTNLEWLELDKTPVGDEDIEKLIPLEHLRLLKIYETSINDKSLLALKKLKNLKRLYLWGTGISDSALKEFNKERPNMLVDNGIDPETEAFFVANDTIVDNKEE, from the coding sequence ATGACGCACTTCTTAAAAAGTCGTTGGGTCGATTATATTATTTTAGGGCTTTCGGTATTTCTCATATTCTGTCTCGTTTTTGAGTCTTATATAGAACTGCCTCGATTTGTATCATGGCTTGGTCGGTGGCATCCGTTAGTTTTACATTTTCCAATAGTTTTATTATTACTTGCCATATTTTTGGGTCTTACAGGTCGAGAGGTGCCTCGATTATTGCTTTTTACCGCAGTGCTGTCGGCTCTTATTACTGCCATTTCAGGATTTTTTCTGGGGAAGGAAAGTCTAGTAAAGGGTGATTTGCTTCTATGGCATCAATGGCTTGGGGCCGGGGTGGCCCTCGTAGCGGCTGTTTGGTATGCATTGAGCAAAATAAGGGAAGAGAAAATGGTATTAGCCAAGACGCTGCAAGGCGTACTTCTCGTCCTCATTGGTTTTACAGGGCACTATGGGGGCATGGTCACCCATGGGGAAGATTTTTTAGCCCTTCCTATCGAAAAAAAACAGAAAGAACTACCTGAGAACCCATTGATTTATGGTGACGTAGTTACTCGAATATTGGATGAAAAATGTGTTTCATGCCACAATCCGAACAAACAAAAAGGAGAGTTGTTATTGACCGATCTTGCTAATATTTTGAAGGGAGGAGAAAACGGAAACACGGTAATTCCTGAAAATTCAGAAGAAAGTGAACTTATCAAACGACTTCATTTGCCTATTGAAGATGAAGAGCACATGCCGCCAGAGGGCAAGACACCTTTGACCGATGTTGAAATAGAAATTCTAGAACGATGGATTGCACTGGGTGCTTCCGATACTGTTCGATTATCCGGTCTTAAAGAACCTGAACCTTTAATCGGCCTTATCAGATCTTTAAGGGAACCTGACCCTTCGGGAAAATGGGCTGATTTCCCGAAAATAGCAGATAGTACTTTGCAGAATCTGTCGTCTGATTATTTGTCTATTAATCGTGTGGCCAGTAATACCGATGCATTGAGTGTTGATGTGTATTTAGCGCCTGAGTACGATAGTAAACCGATAACGGATTTAAAGAGAGTTGCAAAAAATATCGTAGAACTCGACTTGAGCGGCCTGCCCATAGCATCTGCAGAAATTGATATGGTCAGTCTCTGTACCAATTTAGAATGGTTAGAACTTGATAAAACACCTGTTGGTGATGAAGATATTGAGAAATTGATACCTCTAGAGCACTTAAGACTTCTTAAAATATATGAAACTTCAATAAACGATAAGAGTCTTTTAGCCCTGAAGAAGCTTAAAAATTTAAAAAGACTTTACCTTTGGGGTACGGGCATTTCTGATTCTGCATTGAAGGAATTTAATAAAGAAAGGCCTAATATGTTGGTTGATAACGGTATCGACCCCGAAACTGAAGCATTTTTTGTTGCAAACGATACCATAGTAGATAATAAAGAAGAATGA
- a CDS encoding cytochrome c, translated as MKYKVTIIVVLAILIGTLYAYKKGFFDASKDEYASMKLPETIDYNFHIKPILSDNCYTCHGPDANKRKAGLRLDVENMAFSELPESPGEYALVSKNIRESKAYQVIVSDEAGEMMPPPDSKLSLNPYEKKLIKKWIEQGAKFEKHWAYITPEKSEVPKNEISEWGQNEIDGFILEKLEEQNLQPSGRATDETLIRRISLDLTGLPPDTENVQALLKDTSEDKISKIIDEFLASPAYGERMTQSWLDVARYADSHGYQDDSYRTMWPWRDWVIHAFNENLPYDDFLKWQLAGDLLPNATKEQILATAFNRNHPITQEGGVIQEEYRTNYVLDRTNTLGKGILGLTLECARCHDHKYDAISQKNYFEMFAFFNHVDEKGLQMDAVQAKNQKFFADPPFITISAEETEDVLSFINMKRTPELNVMVMNDSAPKTTFILNRGEYDQPTDSVMPSTPETIFAFSEELPKNRLGLANWLTDTNNPLTARVFVNRIWGMLFGTGLVETSEDFGVQGSLPTHPELLDWIAVDFMEHQWDIKYLLKKIMLSATYQQKSELLPELKKADPENKWLARAPRFRMSGEMIRDYVLATSGLLNKEIGGPSVRPYQPEGLWEETNAGGNRGVLTKYIPDEGEDLYRRSLYTFWKRTLPPPSMTIFDAPNRDFSEVRRQKTNTPLQALVLQNDVQILEAARVMAQRMITDKPDNKDYVTEVFRRILVRTPSKEEFLTLTDYYHDALTIYQNDVVEAEKLVAVGNYEQLKTDPSKTAALMLTAQVIYNLDETITKE; from the coding sequence ATGAAATATAAAGTTACCATAATTGTAGTTTTAGCTATTTTGATAGGTACGCTTTATGCTTATAAGAAAGGATTTTTTGATGCGAGCAAAGATGAATATGCTTCAATGAAATTGCCCGAAACCATAGATTATAATTTTCATATTAAACCTATACTTTCAGATAATTGTTACACTTGCCATGGCCCTGATGCAAATAAAAGAAAAGCGGGTCTTCGTCTAGATGTTGAGAATATGGCCTTTTCTGAACTTCCAGAAAGTCCGGGTGAATATGCGCTGGTATCTAAAAATATACGTGAAAGTAAGGCTTATCAGGTTATAGTTTCCGATGAAGCTGGTGAAATGATGCCTCCTCCCGATTCAAAGCTATCCTTGAATCCGTACGAAAAAAAGCTTATAAAAAAATGGATTGAACAAGGTGCTAAGTTCGAAAAGCACTGGGCTTATATCACACCTGAAAAATCCGAAGTACCAAAAAACGAAATTTCAGAATGGGGCCAAAATGAAATAGACGGTTTCATCTTAGAGAAATTAGAGGAACAAAACCTTCAACCATCCGGTAGGGCAACAGATGAAACTTTGATACGTAGAATTAGTTTGGATCTTACAGGTCTGCCACCTGATACCGAAAATGTACAAGCTTTATTAAAAGACACCTCCGAAGATAAAATCTCAAAGATTATTGATGAATTTTTGGCCTCCCCTGCATATGGTGAGCGCATGACCCAATCTTGGCTCGATGTTGCCCGTTATGCCGATTCACACGGCTATCAAGACGATAGTTATCGAACGATGTGGCCTTGGCGCGATTGGGTTATTCATGCATTTAACGAGAACTTGCCCTATGATGATTTTTTAAAATGGCAACTGGCAGGCGACCTTTTACCGAATGCTACTAAAGAACAGATATTGGCTACGGCCTTTAATAGAAACCATCCGATAACTCAAGAGGGCGGGGTAATACAAGAAGAGTATCGAACAAATTATGTGTTAGATAGAACCAATACCCTGGGTAAAGGTATTCTAGGCCTAACGTTGGAATGTGCCAGGTGCCATGATCACAAATATGATGCAATTTCACAAAAGAACTATTTTGAAATGTTCGCCTTTTTTAACCATGTTGATGAGAAAGGTCTGCAAATGGATGCCGTTCAGGCAAAGAATCAAAAATTCTTTGCTGACCCGCCATTTATAACGATATCTGCAGAAGAGACAGAAGATGTACTTTCTTTTATCAACATGAAAAGAACTCCTGAATTGAACGTAATGGTGATGAACGATTCCGCACCCAAAACGACTTTTATATTGAACAGGGGAGAATATGATCAGCCTACCGATTCGGTAATGCCTAGTACACCTGAAACTATTTTTGCATTCTCTGAAGAGTTGCCGAAAAACAGGTTAGGGCTAGCCAATTGGTTGACCGATACGAATAACCCGTTGACGGCACGCGTATTCGTGAATCGAATCTGGGGTATGTTGTTCGGTACGGGCTTGGTAGAGACTTCGGAAGATTTTGGAGTTCAAGGTAGCTTGCCTACCCATCCGGAATTACTTGATTGGATTGCTGTCGATTTTATGGAGCACCAATGGGATATCAAGTACTTGTTGAAAAAAATTATGCTTTCGGCCACCTACCAGCAAAAATCTGAGTTGCTACCAGAACTTAAAAAAGCGGATCCAGAGAATAAATGGCTAGCTAGAGCTCCCCGTTTTCGAATGAGTGGCGAGATGATCAGAGATTATGTTCTTGCGACTAGCGGACTTTTAAACAAAGAGATCGGAGGCCCGAGCGTAAGACCTTATCAACCCGAAGGTTTATGGGAAGAAACCAATGCAGGCGGCAATCGTGGAGTGCTGACAAAATATATACCTGATGAAGGTGAAGATCTTTATCGCCGCTCGTTGTACACCTTTTGGAAACGTACCCTGCCACCGCCGTCAATGACCATTTTTGATGCCCCGAACCGTGATTTCTCTGAAGTGCGAAGGCAAAAAACCAACACACCATTACAGGCCTTGGTGCTACAGAATGATGTGCAAATATTAGAGGCCGCACGGGTTATGGCGCAACGAATGATTACCGATAAACCCGATAATAAAGATTATGTGACCGAGGTGTTTCGCCGTATTTTAGTAAGAACACCTAGTAAAGAAGAGTTTCTCACCCTTACCGATTACTATCATGATGCACTAACTATATACCAGAATGATGTTGTCGAAGCGGAGAAGTTAGTAGCCGTGGGCAACTATGAACAACTAAAAACAGACCCTAGCAAAACAGCAGCCCTAATGCTGACGGCTCAGGTAATTTACAATTTAGACGAAACTATTACCAAAGAATGA
- a CDS encoding FecR family protein codes for MKSSSLETLLAKFLGNSAKGEDLDELNRYFEDDNYKSFIKNYLKTHFVVLYKMNRPNLEETKKELLREIRRDKKLTLRRNLYQGLRYAAILVCFLAIGIYMFNNTEKEVVTKIEPKENSITLEHSDGMVEEISETGTLAIKSKDGKLIASQRGNKIIFNSTKENEKVKYNTISVPYGKNITIALSDSTEVTMNAGSRMTFPEQFVKGKKRKVRLSGEAFFKVSHDAEHPFVVGLDSLDVQVLGTTFNVANYAEDSTTEVVLVSGSVQLVPNVSAEVEKIILAPGFKGTFHKSTSRIETVKVPTDLYTSWVNGYIVFRNAPFSNMMQKLERHYNVTISNLDGHLENEKFNATIDIQHESISQVLEYFSRIHNIHFEVDNGHITILKND; via the coding sequence ATGAAATCGAGTTCCCTTGAGACATTACTGGCCAAATTTTTAGGTAATTCCGCCAAAGGTGAAGATTTAGATGAACTCAACAGGTATTTTGAAGATGATAATTACAAAAGTTTTATAAAAAATTATTTAAAAACACATTTTGTTGTTTTATATAAAATGAATCGACCCAACTTAGAAGAGACAAAGAAAGAGTTGCTAAGGGAAATAAGGAGAGACAAAAAACTCACTCTTAGAAGAAATTTGTATCAAGGTCTTCGCTATGCAGCAATTTTGGTATGTTTTCTAGCAATTGGTATTTACATGTTCAATAATACTGAGAAAGAAGTAGTGACCAAGATAGAGCCAAAGGAAAATTCTATCACTTTGGAACATTCCGATGGAATGGTTGAGGAGATTTCTGAAACGGGAACATTGGCTATAAAGAGCAAAGATGGAAAGTTAATTGCAAGTCAAAGGGGAAACAAAATCATTTTCAATTCTACGAAGGAGAACGAAAAGGTCAAGTATAATACCATTTCGGTGCCTTACGGCAAAAATATAACCATCGCCCTTTCCGACAGTACCGAAGTGACCATGAACGCAGGTAGTCGAATGACTTTTCCCGAACAGTTCGTGAAAGGTAAAAAGCGGAAGGTAAGATTATCTGGTGAGGCTTTCTTCAAGGTCAGTCATGATGCGGAACATCCATTTGTGGTCGGTCTTGATAGTTTAGATGTTCAGGTGTTGGGTACAACGTTCAATGTAGCAAATTACGCGGAAGACAGTACCACCGAAGTCGTTTTGGTTTCGGGCTCTGTACAATTGGTTCCGAATGTTTCCGCTGAAGTGGAGAAGATAATACTTGCCCCTGGTTTTAAAGGTACTTTTCATAAATCAACTTCTAGAATAGAAACGGTCAAGGTGCCTACCGACTTATATACTTCTTGGGTCAATGGGTATATTGTTTTTCGAAATGCTCCCTTTAGTAACATGATGCAAAAACTGGAAAGACATTATAATGTAACTATATCTAACCTCGATGGACATTTAGAAAACGAGAAGTTTAATGCCACCATAGATATACAGCACGAATCTATCAGCCAAGTTTTGGAATACTTTAGTAGAATTCACAATATTCATTTCGAGGTCGATAACGGCCATATAACCATTTTAAAAAACGATTAG
- a CDS encoding YceI-like domain-containing protein, producing MKYTFTLLFLVGLGHLVMAQESYNLSDKSSLTIDGTSTVHDWTVNANVLEGQLILGDDLPKKIDFNVDVENIKSERGPTMDSKMHAALKMESHPKIVFNLEEVKDKSTLIGNLTIAGKGKKVEIPVDIQSSEGGIKISGEHKITLKNYGIEPPTAMFGQIIVGDEVTVKFDLQFDE from the coding sequence ATGAAATACACTTTCACATTATTATTCTTAGTTGGTTTGGGTCACCTAGTGATGGCTCAAGAAAGCTACAATCTTTCTGACAAAAGCTCTTTAACTATCGATGGTACCTCTACTGTTCATGATTGGACGGTTAACGCAAACGTTTTAGAGGGTCAATTGATATTAGGTGATGACCTTCCAAAGAAAATTGATTTTAATGTAGATGTAGAAAATATAAAAAGTGAGCGCGGCCCTACTATGGATAGTAAGATGCATGCCGCTCTAAAGATGGAGAGTCATCCAAAAATTGTATTTAATCTTGAGGAGGTGAAAGATAAATCTACTTTGATCGGTAATTTGACCATTGCAGGTAAAGGTAAAAAGGTCGAAATACCTGTGGATATTCAAAGTTCAGAAGGAGGCATTAAAATTTCTGGGGAACATAAAATCACTTTGAAAAATTACGGGATAGAACCGCCAACAGCCATGTTCGGGCAGATCATTGTAGGTGATGAGGTGACTGTGAAGTTTGATTTACAATTTGACGAATAA
- a CDS encoding NAD(P)-dependent dehydrogenase (short-subunit alcohol dehydrogenase family), whose protein sequence is MKFDLKNKTAIVTGGGSGIGRAISMTLASHGATVHIFELKTEVADEVVKEIEVMGGKALSHNCNVASQADVRNCVTAIGEKEAIDILINNAGIAHIGNVEKTAEEDFDRVYHVNVKGVYNCIHSVIPYMKEKGGVIINMASIAATVGINDRFAYSMSKGASLTMMYSVAKDYLSYGIRCNSISPARIHTPFVDGYLKNNFPDNSDEKFEELSRTQPIGRMGKPQEVADLALYLCSDEASFITGTDFPIDGGFIRLNGN, encoded by the coding sequence ATGAAATTTGATTTAAAGAATAAAACTGCGATTGTAACCGGAGGTGGAAGCGGTATAGGTCGCGCCATTTCAATGACGCTTGCATCACATGGTGCCACGGTACATATTTTCGAACTCAAGACAGAAGTTGCCGATGAGGTGGTCAAAGAAATAGAAGTCATGGGAGGTAAGGCGTTGTCGCATAATTGTAATGTGGCCTCCCAAGCTGATGTCAGAAATTGTGTTACTGCCATAGGGGAAAAAGAAGCAATTGATATCTTAATCAATAATGCCGGCATTGCCCATATTGGTAATGTAGAGAAAACCGCGGAAGAAGATTTTGACCGTGTTTACCATGTGAACGTTAAAGGTGTTTACAACTGTATTCATTCTGTTATTCCTTACATGAAAGAAAAGGGCGGAGTCATTATAAACATGGCTTCTATTGCTGCTACGGTGGGCATAAATGACCGATTTGCCTATTCGATGTCTAAAGGTGCATCTCTAACGATGATGTATTCGGTGGCAAAAGATTATTTAAGTTATGGTATTCGCTGTAACAGTATATCGCCGGCCCGTATACATACACCTTTTGTAGACGGATACTTAAAAAATAACTTTCCAGACAATTCAGATGAAAAATTTGAAGAACTTTCTAGAACGCAGCCTATAGGCCGTATGGGTAAACCGCAAGAAGTAGCAGATTTGGCATTATATCTTTGTTCAGATGAAGCTTCTTTTATTACTGGGACAGATTTCCCCATTGATGGAGGATTTATTCGTTTGAATGGCAATTGA
- a CDS encoding formylglycine-generating enzyme required for sulfatase activity has protein sequence MKKLLFSAVLIATVLHSCTSKKAIVDTEPEPANAEKVVQEQKATTSETTTSKIYTETIPATEVSFDMVSIPGGHFKMGSPESEANRKADEGPQKEVEIDPFYMGKYEVTWDLFELFFKQNKELFVKLDDDRVMKIDAITRPSPPYEDPSYGMGKDGFPAVSMSAYSALVFCKWLSTITGKFYRLPTEAEWEYAARAGTETAYSFGDDVSVIDEYAVFYKNSGNKYAEVGTKKPNPWGLYDMHGNAAEWTLDEYREDSYAKTNNKNPWVTPTVIHPRSYRGGSWDDDADKLRSAARTASSLKLQKRDPQIPKSFWWFTDSNYVGMRLVSPKEQPSPEEQKKFWQTVLDE, from the coding sequence ATGAAGAAACTATTATTTAGCGCGGTGCTAATAGCAACCGTATTGCATTCCTGTACGTCAAAAAAAGCAATTGTCGATACTGAACCTGAACCAGCGAATGCTGAGAAAGTAGTTCAGGAACAAAAGGCGACAACCTCCGAGACCACTACATCAAAGATATACACTGAAACCATACCGGCCACTGAGGTGAGTTTTGATATGGTGTCAATACCTGGCGGTCATTTTAAAATGGGCAGCCCAGAATCAGAAGCGAACCGTAAGGCCGATGAAGGGCCCCAAAAAGAAGTGGAAATCGACCCGTTTTATATGGGAAAATACGAAGTCACCTGGGATTTGTTCGAATTGTTCTTTAAACAGAACAAAGAGCTTTTTGTTAAATTGGATGATGACCGTGTTATGAAAATTGACGCCATTACCAGACCAAGCCCCCCTTATGAGGATCCTTCTTACGGAATGGGTAAAGACGGTTTTCCCGCAGTTAGTATGTCCGCTTATTCCGCATTGGTTTTTTGTAAATGGCTGAGTACGATTACCGGAAAATTTTACCGCCTCCCCACCGAGGCCGAGTGGGAATATGCCGCTCGGGCTGGAACGGAAACTGCATATAGTTTCGGAGATGACGTTTCCGTAATTGATGAGTATGCGGTATTCTATAAGAATTCGGGTAATAAGTATGCTGAGGTGGGCACTAAGAAGCCAAACCCTTGGGGGCTTTATGATATGCATGGAAATGCAGCGGAATGGACGTTGGACGAATACCGAGAAGATTCTTATGCCAAGACTAACAATAAGAACCCTTGGGTAACGCCGACGGTTATACATCCTAGGTCGTATCGTGGTGGTTCTTGGGATGATGATGCCGATAAGTTGCGTTCTGCAGCTAGAACGGCCTCTAGTTTAAAGCTTCAAAAGAGAGATCCGCAAATTCCAAAAAGTTTTTGGTGGTTTACCGACTCCAATTATGTTGGAATGCGTTTGGTAAGCCCTAAAGAACAGCCTTCACCGGAAGAACAGAAAAAGTTTTGGCAGACTGTTCTAGATGAATAG